From a region of the Spelaeicoccus albus genome:
- the rpsI gene encoding 30S ribosomal protein S9 produces MAETTNETEPASENLSSYSTETPADAGLGAAPAGGRGQSLTAPGAAVGRRKRAVARVRLIPGTGEWKLNGQSLEDVFPNKLHQQLVNEPFRLLDLEGRFDVHARISGGGPSGQAGALRLGIARSLNQIDAEHNRVELKKAGYLSRDARAKERKKAGLKKARKAPQFSKR; encoded by the coding sequence GTGGCTGAAACCACAAACGAGACCGAACCGGCCTCGGAGAACCTGTCCAGTTATTCCACCGAGACCCCGGCCGACGCCGGTCTCGGCGCCGCTCCGGCCGGCGGCCGCGGCCAGTCGCTGACGGCGCCCGGCGCCGCTGTGGGACGTCGCAAGCGTGCCGTTGCCCGCGTGCGCCTGATCCCGGGCACCGGCGAGTGGAAGCTCAACGGGCAGAGCTTGGAGGACGTGTTCCCCAATAAGCTCCACCAGCAGTTGGTCAACGAGCCGTTCCGCCTGCTCGACCTCGAAGGACGTTTCGACGTGCACGCCCGCATCAGCGGCGGCGGCCCGTCCGGCCAGGCCGGTGCGCTGCGTCTTGGCATCGCCCGCTCGCTCAACCAGATCGACGCCGAGCACAACCGCGTCGAGCTGAAGAAGGCCGGCTACCTCTCGCGCGACGCCCGCGCCAAGGAACGCAAGAAGGCAGGACTGAAGAAGGCCCGCAAGGCGCCGCAGTTCAGCAAGCGCTAA
- the glmM gene encoding phosphoglucosamine mutase yields MGRLFGTDGVRGLANRDVTVELALDLSVAAARVLSEVGEFSGHRPRAVIGRDTRASGEFLSSAVAAGLASAGVDVADAGVLPTPGVAYVVRATDADLGVVLSASHNPMPDNGIKFFARGGTKLPDALEDRIEARLGEEWSRPIGEQVGRIRRFPAATDKYTEHLVASVGNGAPPLEGLRIVVDCAHGAASVVGPAVLRQAGADVSVIGAEPSGLNINVERGSTHIDALQAAVVAEGADLGVAFDGDADRCLAVDARGRLVDGDQIMGILAIGLAERGLLKSNTLVTTVMSNLGLWLAMEEAGITTVRTQVGDRYVLEEMLSGGYSLGGEQSGHVLMLDHGTTGDGVQTALHLAARMAATSRTLADLASGIPKLPQVLINVPDVDKDRVGDAAVTGAVAEVERELGSTGRVLLRASGTEPLIRVMVEASDEAHAQSAADTLAGVVRDRLSL; encoded by the coding sequence ATGGGTCGACTGTTTGGCACGGACGGCGTGCGTGGACTTGCCAATCGCGACGTCACGGTCGAACTGGCTCTCGATCTGTCGGTCGCGGCGGCCCGGGTGCTCTCGGAAGTCGGCGAATTCTCCGGCCACCGCCCGCGGGCCGTGATCGGCCGTGACACGCGGGCCAGCGGCGAATTCCTTTCCTCGGCGGTTGCGGCGGGTCTGGCCTCGGCAGGCGTCGACGTTGCGGACGCCGGAGTGCTGCCGACTCCGGGCGTCGCCTACGTGGTGCGCGCGACGGACGCCGATTTGGGCGTGGTCCTGTCGGCTTCCCACAATCCGATGCCGGACAACGGCATCAAGTTCTTTGCCCGTGGCGGCACCAAACTGCCCGATGCCCTCGAGGACCGGATCGAAGCACGGCTCGGCGAGGAGTGGAGCCGGCCCATCGGCGAGCAAGTCGGGCGCATCCGCCGGTTCCCCGCCGCGACCGACAAATACACCGAACATCTCGTTGCCTCGGTGGGTAACGGCGCGCCGCCCCTCGAGGGTCTGCGCATCGTCGTCGATTGCGCGCACGGGGCCGCCAGCGTCGTCGGGCCGGCCGTTCTCCGGCAGGCCGGAGCCGACGTCAGCGTCATTGGCGCCGAGCCGTCCGGTCTCAACATCAACGTCGAACGCGGATCGACTCATATCGATGCGCTGCAGGCCGCAGTCGTGGCCGAGGGGGCGGATCTCGGCGTCGCCTTCGACGGGGACGCCGACAGGTGCCTTGCCGTCGATGCGCGCGGGCGTCTTGTCGACGGCGACCAGATCATGGGCATCTTGGCGATCGGCCTTGCCGAGCGCGGCCTGCTCAAGTCGAACACCCTCGTCACGACAGTCATGTCGAACCTCGGCCTGTGGCTGGCGATGGAAGAAGCCGGCATCACGACAGTGCGCACCCAGGTGGGCGACAGATACGTGCTCGAAGAAATGCTGTCCGGCGGCTACTCGCTCGGCGGTGAGCAGTCCGGCCACGTGCTCATGCTCGATCACGGCACGACCGGCGACGGCGTCCAGACCGCGTTGCATCTCGCTGCGCGGATGGCGGCGACGTCGCGGACCCTTGCCGATCTGGCCTCCGGCATCCCCAAGCTGCCGCAGGTGCTCATCAACGTGCCCGACGTCGACAAGGACCGCGTCGGCGACGCCGCGGTGACGGGCGCCGTGGCCGAAGTCGAACGCGAGCTCGGCAGCACCGGACGAGTGCTGTTGCGTGCCTCGGGCACCGAGCCGCTCATCCGGGTGATGGTCGAAGCATCGGACGAAGCGCACGCCCAATCGGCGGCCGACACCCTTGCCGGCGTCGTCCGCGACCGCCTGAGCCTGTAA
- the glmS gene encoding glutamine--fructose-6-phosphate transaminase (isomerizing), producing the protein MCGIVGYVGRSASGHTAEEVVLDGLRRMEYRGYDSAGVAFVTPDGRLASAKKAGKLASLLDELGEHPLPDALTGIGHTRWATHGGPTDANAHPHVSDGGRLALIHNGIIENFAELKDEMDGDEYLSETDTEVVAHLLAREYRVDNDLAAAMRRTTARLEGAFTLLAVHADLPGTVVGARRNSPLVIGLGDGENFLGSDVAAFIAYSKEAVEIGQDQIVTITPSSVDITDSDGNPVSGNAYHVDWDAAEAEKGGFASFMAKEIADQPAAVADTLRGRTDQTGRLMLDEMHIEESVMRSVDKIIVIACGTASYAGQVARYAVEHWCRIPVEVELAHEFRYRDPVVTEKTLVVAVSQSGETMDTIMAVRHAREQGAKVVAICNTYGSTIPRESDGALYTHAGPEIAVASTKAFLAQITACYLLGLYLAQLRGNMFADEISDKLGELHRMPGKIAEVLGRMGEVETLAHSMADATSVLFLGRHVGFPVALEGALKLKELAYIHAEGFAAGELKHGPIALIEDGQPVFMIVPTKSGRHSLHAKVVSNIQEVRARGARTLVIAEEGDEDVRKYAEHVVYVPRCPTLMAPLLTVVPLQVFAMELATAKGLDVDQPRNLAKSVTVE; encoded by the coding sequence ATGTGTGGAATTGTGGGATATGTGGGCCGGAGCGCCTCGGGGCACACTGCCGAGGAAGTAGTCCTCGACGGCCTGCGCCGGATGGAATACCGCGGATATGATTCCGCCGGCGTGGCGTTCGTGACCCCCGACGGCCGGCTGGCCTCGGCCAAGAAGGCCGGCAAGCTGGCCAGTCTGCTCGACGAGCTGGGCGAGCATCCGCTGCCGGACGCGCTGACCGGCATCGGGCATACGCGGTGGGCCACGCACGGTGGGCCGACCGACGCCAACGCTCATCCGCACGTGAGCGACGGCGGCAGGCTGGCACTCATCCACAACGGCATCATCGAGAACTTCGCCGAACTCAAAGACGAGATGGACGGCGACGAGTACTTGTCCGAAACGGACACCGAAGTCGTTGCTCATCTCCTTGCCCGCGAATATCGCGTCGACAACGATCTTGCCGCGGCCATGCGGCGCACGACCGCGCGGCTCGAGGGCGCGTTCACGCTGTTGGCCGTGCACGCCGATCTGCCCGGCACCGTCGTGGGCGCCCGGCGCAACTCGCCTCTCGTGATCGGGCTGGGCGACGGCGAGAATTTCTTGGGCTCGGATGTCGCCGCCTTCATCGCCTACAGCAAGGAAGCCGTCGAGATCGGTCAGGATCAGATAGTCACCATCACGCCGTCCTCGGTCGACATCACCGACAGCGACGGCAACCCGGTCTCCGGCAACGCCTACCACGTCGACTGGGACGCCGCCGAGGCCGAAAAGGGCGGATTCGCCAGCTTCATGGCCAAGGAGATCGCCGATCAGCCGGCTGCAGTGGCCGATACGCTGCGCGGCCGCACCGACCAGACCGGGCGGCTCATGCTCGACGAGATGCACATCGAGGAGTCGGTGATGCGCAGCGTCGACAAGATCATCGTGATCGCCTGCGGCACTGCCAGTTACGCCGGGCAGGTAGCCCGCTATGCGGTCGAACACTGGTGCCGGATCCCGGTCGAGGTCGAGCTGGCGCACGAATTCCGGTACCGCGACCCGGTCGTCACCGAAAAAACGCTTGTCGTGGCCGTCTCCCAATCCGGTGAGACGATGGACACCATCATGGCCGTCCGGCACGCCCGCGAACAGGGAGCCAAGGTGGTGGCCATCTGCAACACCTACGGATCGACAATCCCACGCGAATCGGACGGCGCCCTCTACACGCACGCCGGCCCCGAGATCGCCGTCGCATCGACAAAGGCGTTCTTGGCGCAGATCACAGCCTGTTACCTGCTCGGCCTCTACCTGGCACAGCTACGCGGCAATATGTTCGCCGACGAGATCTCCGACAAGCTCGGTGAACTCCACCGGATGCCCGGCAAGATTGCCGAAGTGCTGGGCCGAATGGGCGAGGTCGAAACGCTTGCCCATTCGATGGCCGATGCGACGTCGGTACTGTTCCTGGGCCGCCACGTCGGCTTCCCGGTCGCGCTGGAAGGCGCGTTGAAACTCAAGGAGCTTGCGTATATCCACGCGGAAGGATTTGCGGCCGGGGAGCTCAAGCACGGGCCAATCGCGTTGATCGAGGACGGCCAGCCGGTGTTCATGATCGTGCCGACCAAATCGGGCCGGCACTCGTTGCACGCCAAGGTCGTGTCGAACATTCAAGAGGTCCGCGCTCGCGGCGCCCGCACCCTTGTCATTGCCGAGGAAGGCGATGAGGACGTGCGGAAATATGCCGAACACGTCGTCTACGTGCCGCGCTGTCCGACGTTGATGGCACCGCTGCTCACCGTCGTCCCGCTCCAGGTGTTTGCCATGGAACTTGCCACGGCCAAGGGGCTCGACGTCGATCAGCCCCGCAATCTTGCGAAATCGGTCACGGTCGAGTGA
- the rplM gene encoding 50S ribosomal protein L13 — MRTFTPKPADVKRGWHVIDATDVVLGRLASHAATLLRGKHKAIYAPHIDTGDFVIIVNAEKVALTGAKLEKKRAYRHSGYPGGLSSMSYEELLEHDPRRAVEKAIRGMIPKGALGSTQLGKLKVYTGPEHPHRAQNPQPYEIGQVAQ; from the coding sequence GTGCGTACGTTCACCCCCAAGCCCGCCGACGTGAAGCGTGGGTGGCACGTCATCGACGCCACCGATGTGGTTCTTGGCCGTCTGGCCAGCCACGCCGCCACGTTGCTGCGTGGCAAGCACAAGGCGATCTACGCCCCGCATATCGACACCGGCGACTTCGTCATCATCGTCAACGCCGAAAAGGTGGCGCTCACCGGCGCGAAATTGGAAAAGAAGCGCGCGTACCGGCACTCCGGCTACCCGGGCGGGCTCTCCAGCATGAGCTATGAAGAGCTGCTCGAACACGACCCGCGCCGTGCCGTGGAAAAAGCGATCCGCGGCATGATCCCGAAGGGCGCTCTCGGGTCGACGCAGCTGGGTAAGCTCAAGGTGTACACGGGCCCCGAGCACCCGCACCGGGCGCAGAACCCGCAGCCGTACGAAATCGGCCAGGTCGCGCAGTAA
- the coaA gene encoding type I pantothenate kinase, with amino-acid sequence MSENDLDTARSIAGIRPKRRFGVGSTARTPFVELDRKSWATLAASTPLPLTDADVTRLSGLGERIDLDEVSEVYLPLSRLLNLYVKGKGALHHATQTFLSPLGPENSGVEAPTPFVIGVAGSVAVGKSTTARILRELLARWPDTPRVELVTTDGFLFPNAELARRGISDRKGFPESYNRRALLRFVSEVKSGVPVVRAPVYSHLTYDIVPGAEVVVRQPDVLIVEGLNVLQPARPRVDGRQGLAVSDFFDFTVYVDAKTKYIRQWYIDRFLSLRSGAFANPESYFHRYASLDDDAAVTLAGDIWSSINEPNLIENVLPTRGRASLVLTKAQHHRVKRMLLRKL; translated from the coding sequence ATGTCCGAGAACGATCTCGATACGGCCCGCAGCATTGCCGGCATCCGTCCAAAGCGGCGGTTCGGCGTAGGGAGCACCGCACGCACCCCCTTCGTCGAACTGGACCGCAAGTCGTGGGCAACGCTTGCCGCATCGACGCCGTTGCCGTTGACGGATGCCGACGTCACCCGGCTGTCCGGCCTGGGCGAGCGGATCGACCTGGACGAGGTCTCGGAGGTCTATCTCCCGCTGTCCAGGCTGCTGAACTTGTACGTGAAGGGCAAGGGGGCGCTGCACCACGCCACGCAAACATTCCTCAGCCCGCTGGGGCCCGAGAACTCGGGAGTCGAGGCGCCGACGCCGTTCGTGATCGGCGTGGCCGGCTCGGTCGCGGTCGGCAAATCCACGACTGCCCGCATCCTGCGCGAGCTGCTGGCCCGTTGGCCGGATACGCCGCGCGTCGAGCTCGTCACTACCGACGGCTTCTTGTTTCCCAACGCCGAGCTGGCTCGTCGCGGCATCAGCGACCGGAAGGGCTTCCCGGAGTCGTACAACCGGCGCGCGCTCTTACGGTTCGTCTCCGAAGTGAAATCCGGGGTGCCAGTGGTGCGCGCTCCCGTGTACTCGCATTTGACGTACGACATCGTGCCGGGCGCCGAGGTGGTCGTCCGCCAGCCGGACGTGTTGATCGTCGAGGGGTTGAACGTGCTGCAACCGGCCCGTCCGCGCGTCGACGGGCGGCAGGGCCTGGCCGTCAGCGACTTCTTCGATTTCACCGTGTACGTCGATGCCAAGACGAAATACATCCGCCAGTGGTACATCGACAGGTTCCTGAGCCTGCGCTCCGGCGCTTTTGCCAACCCCGAGTCCTATTTCCACCGCTACGCCAGTCTCGATGACGATGCGGCGGTGACGCTGGCCGGCGATATCTGGTCGAGCATCAACGAACCGAACCTCATCGAGAACGTGCTGCCAACCCGCGGGCGCGCCTCGCTCGTGTTGACCAAGGCGCAGCACCACCGGGTCAAAAGGATGCTGTTGCGCAAGTTGTGA